The nucleotide sequence ACCTGCTGCAGGCTGCGGGGAGCGCGTCACGATATCACGGCCCCCGCCCGTGCGGCGCCTCCAGGTCCAGCACCGGCCCCGCGGGGATGATCCGCGTGGGGTTGATCATGGGGTGGCTGGTGTAATAGTGGCGCTTGATGTGGTCGATGCTCACCGTCTCTGCCACGCCCGGCACCTGGTAGAGCTCGCGCAGGTAGCCGGCGAGGTGCGGGTAGTCGGCGATGCGGCGCAGGTTGCACTTGAAGTGGCCGACGTAGACGGCGTCGAAGCGCACCAGCGTGGTGAACAGCCGCCAGTCCGCCTCGGTGATGCGGTCACCGGCCAGGTAGCGCTGGCGCCCGAGACGCTCGTCGAGGCTGTCCAAGCAGTCGAACAGCTGCGTCACCGCCTCCTCGTAGGCATCCTGGGCAGTGGCGAAGCCTGCCTTGTAGACGCCGTTGTTGACGCGGTCGTAGACGTCGGCGTTGATGGCATCGATGGTCTCGCGCAGATCGGCCGGATAGTAGTCACGGCTCGCGTCGCCCCACTCGTCGAAGGCGCTGTTGAGCATGCGCACCAGATCCGCGGACTCGTTGTTGACGATGGTGCCCCGCTCCCGGTCCCACAGCGCCGGCACGGTCACCCGCCCGGTGTAGTCGGGCCGGGCCCTGACGTAGACCTGGTGCAGATACTCGCAGCCGTTGACGTGATCCTCGGTGGCCCCCGGATAGGACGCATCGAAGTGCCAGCCGTACTCGCCCATGTACGGATGCACCACGGAAACGCTGATGACATCCTCCAGCCCTTTCAGCTTGCGCAGGATCAGCGCCCGGTGCGCCCATGGGCAGGCGAGCGAGACATACAGGTGATACCGCCCCTTCTCCGGCGGAAACTTTCCACCCGGCTCGATCCAGTCCCGAAACACGGTCTTCGGACGCTCGAACCGCCCGCCGGTGCTCTCGGTGTCATACCACTGGTTGTGCCAGGTGCCGTTTATCAAAAGACCCATTGCGCCTCCCCTTGGTCGGCGAGCTCAATCGAGGAGTTCAAAGTCCAAAGTTCAAAGACTCCC is from Spiribacter halobius and encodes:
- a CDS encoding glutathione S-transferase family protein, yielding MGLLINGTWHNQWYDTESTGGRFERPKTVFRDWIEPGGKFPPEKGRYHLYVSLACPWAHRALILRKLKGLEDVISVSVVHPYMGEYGWHFDASYPGATEDHVNGCEYLHQVYVRARPDYTGRVTVPALWDRERGTIVNNESADLVRMLNSAFDEWGDASRDYYPADLRETIDAINADVYDRVNNGVYKAGFATAQDAYEEAVTQLFDCLDSLDERLGRQRYLAGDRITEADWRLFTTLVRFDAVYVGHFKCNLRRIADYPHLAGYLRELYQVPGVAETVSIDHIKRHYYTSHPMINPTRIIPAGPVLDLEAPHGRGP